One segment of Clostridiales bacterium DNA contains the following:
- a CDS encoding DUF697 domain-containing protein: MALPVNLRDIVRSTAEIRAQREKPLRIEIIIEADAPDELIEAVRDRLRPATAAASLGIDVAEPGRTRVFDPACDVVIGVAGSGSVGLNEVMAAARERSVPAVVIGVAHDRHVVALNAGHPYADTVASPVASHAVDVELAGWLVERLDGKRLALAHNFPFVRAVVAEEAVKATAAQNALIGAVAFVPGADMPLMTLNQAKMLLQIAAAYGQSLGTERAKELLALVGGAFALRTVARQILGFVPGFGWAIKAGFGYVGTVAMGRAAITYFEHGGDLTGVARTAVAARDAAVKRLKRADAGA; this comes from the coding sequence TTGAGATCATTATCGAGGCCGATGCGCCAGACGAGCTGATCGAAGCGGTGCGTGACCGCTTGAGGCCAGCAACGGCCGCCGCGAGTCTCGGCATAGATGTCGCCGAACCTGGCCGCACACGGGTCTTTGACCCCGCTTGTGACGTGGTCATTGGAGTCGCGGGCAGCGGATCAGTGGGACTCAATGAGGTGATGGCCGCCGCACGCGAGCGGAGCGTGCCTGCCGTCGTGATCGGAGTTGCTCACGATCGCCACGTGGTCGCTTTGAACGCAGGTCATCCGTATGCCGACACCGTCGCTTCACCGGTAGCCTCTCACGCTGTCGATGTCGAGCTTGCCGGGTGGCTCGTCGAGCGCCTCGATGGAAAGCGGCTCGCGCTCGCTCACAACTTCCCGTTCGTGCGTGCCGTGGTCGCTGAGGAAGCGGTGAAGGCTACTGCTGCTCAAAACGCGCTCATTGGCGCGGTCGCGTTCGTGCCCGGTGCCGATATGCCGCTGATGACGCTCAACCAGGCAAAGATGCTCCTTCAGATCGCCGCCGCGTACGGTCAGTCTCTCGGCACCGAGAGGGCAAAGGAGCTTCTCGCCCTCGTGGGCGGAGCGTTTGCGCTCAGAACGGTGGCTCGGCAGATACTTGGGTTCGTACCGGGATTTGGATGGGCCATCAAGGCTGGTTTCGGGTACGTGGGCACTGTGGCGATGGGCAGGGCGGCAATCACGTATTTTGAGCACGGGGGCGACTTGACTGGCGTGGCTCGAACAGCGGTTGCGGCGCGTGACGCGGCTGTCAAGCGCCTCAAGCGAGCGGACGCTGGTGCGTGA
- a CDS encoding TIGR03960 family B12-binding radical SAM protein, protein MALRRRVERVLSRVERPARYIDSEWGSVRDRDATHRTVLAYPDTYEIGQSNQALAILYARINAKTGFSAERTYVPWVDMSSEMRGEKIPLFSLESVTPVAEFDIVGITLPYELTYTNILELLDLAGIPLRASDRTDRHPLVVGGGPCAYNPEPLAPFFDAIVIGEGEDVVLDVVRSHRDARDAGLSRQDTLASLARIPGVYVPSLYEVDGEGGLRAADPAPSVVVKRVVSDLGAHSPPVCGIVPFMDVVHDRVGVEVFRGCTRGCRFCQAGMVYRPVRERRADDIVRDVMAGLAHTGYDEVSLTSLSTTDHSQIEEVVRRLTNRLDGTGVSVSLPSLRVDAFSVEMARLVSAGRTSGLTLAPEAGTQRMRDVINKNVTEDELITTITHAFKSGWRRVKLYFMIGLPTETDADIEEIGHLVSRVLACARAEVKPDERGSVRIAVSVSTLVPKAHTPFQWLGQVSLDEVRRRQQVLRSTMPRKGVDLAWHDAEVSFLEGVMARGGRELADAIEAAWRAGARFDAWTERFDLRVWLDAFSSAGVDPEAVAGRSYGAHDALPWDHISCGVSRTYLWRELERAQRGASTEDCTFSVCTGCDVCTGLGVDTVLGGDRRGTG, encoded by the coding sequence GTGGCGCTCAGGCGGCGTGTGGAGCGTGTCCTTTCACGAGTCGAGCGTCCGGCACGCTATATAGACAGCGAATGGGGGAGTGTCAGGGACCGCGACGCCACGCACCGTACGGTTCTCGCGTATCCCGACACCTACGAGATTGGTCAATCCAACCAGGCGCTCGCCATCTTGTACGCGCGTATAAACGCTAAGACGGGTTTCTCGGCAGAGCGGACGTACGTGCCGTGGGTGGACATGTCGAGCGAGATGCGCGGGGAGAAGATTCCGCTGTTCTCGCTCGAGTCCGTTACGCCGGTGGCCGAGTTCGACATCGTGGGCATCACCCTCCCTTACGAGCTTACGTACACCAACATTCTTGAGCTGCTCGATCTGGCGGGCATCCCGCTGCGCGCGTCTGATCGCACGGATAGACATCCGCTCGTTGTAGGCGGCGGTCCGTGCGCCTACAACCCCGAACCGCTCGCCCCGTTCTTCGACGCGATCGTGATCGGGGAGGGCGAGGATGTTGTGCTCGATGTTGTCAGGAGCCATCGCGATGCGCGCGACGCGGGTCTGAGCCGTCAAGACACGCTGGCAAGCCTCGCCAGGATTCCGGGCGTCTACGTGCCGTCACTGTACGAGGTTGATGGCGAAGGCGGCCTGCGAGCGGCGGATCCGGCACCGTCCGTGGTGGTCAAGCGGGTCGTGTCCGATCTCGGTGCTCACTCCCCGCCGGTCTGCGGGATCGTTCCTTTCATGGATGTCGTCCACGACAGGGTTGGCGTTGAGGTGTTCCGTGGATGCACGCGAGGGTGTCGCTTTTGCCAGGCGGGGATGGTGTACCGTCCGGTACGTGAGCGCCGCGCTGACGATATCGTGCGCGACGTCATGGCTGGCCTCGCGCACACCGGTTACGACGAGGTCTCGCTCACCTCGCTGTCCACCACCGATCATAGTCAGATAGAAGAGGTGGTTCGCCGGTTGACGAACAGACTGGACGGCACGGGCGTGAGCGTTTCGCTTCCGAGCCTGCGCGTCGACGCGTTTAGCGTCGAGATGGCTCGACTGGTGAGCGCCGGGCGCACGTCGGGACTCACGCTCGCGCCGGAGGCCGGAACCCAGCGGATGCGTGATGTCATCAACAAGAACGTCACGGAAGATGAGCTCATCACCACCATCACCCATGCGTTCAAGTCCGGGTGGCGTCGGGTGAAGTTGTACTTCATGATCGGGTTGCCTACCGAGACCGACGCTGACATCGAGGAAATCGGCCACCTCGTCTCCCGGGTGCTGGCTTGCGCTCGTGCCGAGGTAAAGCCAGATGAGCGCGGATCGGTGAGGATCGCCGTATCTGTCTCCACCCTCGTTCCCAAGGCGCATACCCCATTCCAGTGGCTCGGCCAGGTTTCACTCGATGAGGTGCGGAGGCGTCAGCAGGTCTTGCGCTCGACGATGCCGCGCAAGGGTGTCGATCTGGCGTGGCACGACGCGGAGGTCTCGTTCCTTGAGGGAGTGATGGCGCGCGGCGGGCGCGAACTTGCCGACGCGATCGAGGCGGCGTGGCGCGCGGGTGCGCGCTTCGACGCGTGGACCGAGCGGTTCGACCTGCGCGTGTGGCTCGATGCGTTTTCCTCGGCTGGGGTCGATCCGGAGGCGGTGGCTGGCCGGTCGTACGGCGCCCATGACGCGCTGCCCTGGGACCACATCTCGTGTGGCGTGTCGCGCACCTACCTGTGGCGCGAGCTTGAACGTGCGCAACGCGGGGCATCAACCGAGGATTGCACGTTTTCTGTGTGCACTGGATGTGACGTTTGCACCGGCCTCGGTGTTGACACTGTGTTAGGTGGTGACCGCCGTGGCACCGGGTGA
- a CDS encoding TIGR03936 family radical SAM-associated protein — MAPGEFRLRVRYQKIGPVRFLSHLEVMRAIERSARRSGLPYAVTKGFSPHMKLAFGPALPVGTAGLAEHYDVWLTTYVPAGEVLRRLRSSTPPDLAASGVAYVGPKEPSLSAAVTLAEYEVAIEGEGVSAEKVGEALDAVTGDRWLEVEHKSKTKVFDLTRTLPNEVSVRPSGSGIVVFLTTRMGQEGSLRPEVLCQTALSRARCDGAVVSVTRTGTFIEGEDGPRRPL; from the coding sequence GTGGCACCGGGTGAGTTCCGGCTCCGGGTTCGCTACCAGAAGATTGGCCCCGTGCGCTTTCTTTCCCACCTCGAGGTCATGCGGGCGATCGAGCGTTCGGCACGCCGGTCTGGATTGCCGTATGCTGTCACAAAAGGGTTCTCGCCGCACATGAAGCTTGCCTTTGGTCCCGCGTTGCCGGTCGGGACCGCTGGACTCGCCGAGCACTACGATGTGTGGCTGACAACATACGTGCCCGCGGGTGAGGTCCTCCGGCGTCTGCGGAGTTCGACGCCGCCGGACTTGGCAGCCTCTGGGGTGGCGTACGTCGGGCCCAAGGAGCCGTCGCTGAGTGCGGCGGTTACGCTCGCGGAGTATGAGGTGGCAATCGAAGGTGAGGGGGTGAGCGCGGAGAAGGTGGGAGAGGCGCTCGACGCTGTGACCGGCGATAGGTGGCTTGAGGTTGAGCACAAGAGCAAGACCAAGGTTTTCGATCTTACGCGCACACTCCCGAACGAGGTGAGCGTGAGGCCGAGTGGGTCTGGGATCGTTGTCTTTCTAACGACACGCATGGGCCAGGAAGGCTCGCTCAGACCCGAGGTGCTCTGCCAGACGGCCCTATCCCGAGCGCGGTGCGACGGCGCTGTCGTATCAGTGACGCGGACCGGCACGTTCATCGAGGGCGAGGACGGTCCGCGGCGTCCCCTCTGA
- a CDS encoding Rne/Rng family ribonuclease gives MAALRREMLISHDSHETRVALLENRALVELYVERPRRSVVGNVYLGKIKDVLPGMQAAFVDIGLEKNAFLYVDEVVAFEGVEAGGRRSIADILAPGEDVMVQVLKDPMGTKGARVTTDITLPGRFTVLMPYSSSVGVSRRLPEAERDRLHAVVIPLVPDGMGAIVRTVAEGVSDKEVAGDLEFLLRLWKRVKHQAEEGLAPEVVYTEMDLALRIVRDVFSAGFERLIVDDKALHAKLVSFIKKSSPELVRAVMLHRERTPLFEAHGVLETVDSALRRTVELPSGGSIAIDRTEALTAIDVNSGRFVGRKSLEDTAYRTNLEAAEEIARQLRLRDIGGIIVIDFIDMEESAHRSAVVARLSAALERDRTRTRVGEMSRLGLVEMTRKNVTEGAFDVITEECPCCGGEGRVLSAATRRIAVERTMREMLEAGRASAYLLGVHPQAHALLVTPGNNIAAALKEQTSKTVVIVPDAECGPLEVRVLIEGSTGQVRRGIKDVFRSA, from the coding sequence ATGGCGGCACTTAGGCGCGAGATGCTTATCTCGCATGATTCGCACGAGACTCGGGTCGCGCTGCTCGAGAACCGGGCACTCGTTGAGCTCTATGTAGAGCGCCCCCGTCGCTCGGTTGTCGGGAACGTCTACCTCGGCAAGATCAAGGATGTCCTGCCGGGCATGCAGGCGGCCTTTGTGGACATAGGACTCGAGAAGAACGCGTTCCTCTACGTAGACGAGGTCGTCGCGTTTGAGGGCGTGGAGGCGGGTGGCCGCCGCTCGATTGCCGACATTCTCGCTCCTGGTGAGGATGTAATGGTGCAGGTGCTCAAGGATCCGATGGGGACCAAGGGCGCGCGTGTGACCACCGATATCACGCTTCCCGGCCGCTTCACGGTGCTCATGCCGTACTCATCGTCCGTGGGCGTGTCGCGCCGACTTCCGGAAGCGGAGCGCGACAGGCTCCACGCGGTGGTGATACCGCTTGTACCCGACGGGATGGGCGCGATCGTTCGCACTGTCGCCGAGGGCGTCTCGGATAAGGAGGTCGCGGGCGACCTGGAGTTTCTTCTGCGTTTGTGGAAGCGCGTGAAACACCAGGCCGAGGAGGGACTGGCTCCCGAGGTCGTCTATACCGAGATGGACCTAGCGCTCAGGATCGTGCGCGACGTGTTCTCCGCGGGCTTCGAGCGTCTCATCGTCGACGACAAGGCGCTACACGCCAAGCTCGTATCCTTTATTAAGAAATCATCCCCCGAACTTGTTCGTGCTGTGATGCTGCACCGGGAGCGCACGCCGCTTTTCGAGGCGCATGGAGTGCTTGAGACGGTCGACTCGGCGTTACGGCGCACGGTTGAGTTGCCATCGGGAGGCTCGATCGCGATCGACCGGACGGAGGCGCTCACGGCGATTGACGTCAACAGCGGCCGGTTCGTGGGCCGAAAGAGTCTCGAGGACACGGCGTACCGGACGAATCTTGAGGCTGCCGAGGAGATCGCACGCCAGCTTCGACTCCGGGACATCGGCGGGATCATCGTCATCGACTTCATCGACATGGAAGAGTCTGCGCACCGCAGCGCGGTAGTGGCGCGCCTTTCGGCGGCGCTCGAGCGGGATCGCACCAGAACGCGTGTGGGAGAGATGTCGCGGCTCGGACTCGTAGAGATGACGCGCAAGAACGTCACCGAGGGAGCGTTTGACGTCATCACCGAGGAGTGCCCGTGTTGCGGAGGAGAGGGGAGGGTTCTCTCGGCGGCCACACGGCGGATCGCCGTGGAGCGCACGATGCGTGAGATGCTGGAGGCGGGGCGTGCCTCGGCGTACCTGCTCGGTGTGCACCCGCAGGCGCACGCGCTGCTGGTGACCCCGGGCAACAACATCGCGGCCGCGCTGAAGGAGCAGACATCCAAGACGGTGGTGATAGTGCCTGACGCGGAGTGCGGACCGCTCGAGGTCAGGGTGCTCATCGAAGGCTCGACAGGGCAGGTTCGCCGGGGCATCAAGGACGTCTTCCGAAGCGCGTGA
- a CDS encoding nucleotidyltransferase domain-containing protein, protein MVMTLEKKHDVIAGLCRKYGVVRMDVFGSAIREDFRVGESDIDLLADFGDQDPFELIDAYFGLLDDLRALLGPKVDLVMSDAIKNRYIRAEIERTKQALYVA, encoded by the coding sequence ATGGTTATGACGCTCGAGAAGAAGCACGATGTCATCGCCGGACTGTGCCGCAAGTACGGGGTCGTCCGTATGGATGTCTTCGGCTCGGCGATACGCGAAGACTTCCGCGTGGGCGAGAGTGACATTGATCTGCTCGCCGATTTCGGCGATCAAGATCCCTTCGAGCTTATCGACGCTTACTTCGGTCTGCTCGACGATCTCCGTGCGCTTCTCGGCCCCAAGGTCGACCTCGTCATGAGCGACGCTATCAAGAACCGCTACATCCGTGCAGAGATCGAGCGCACGAAGCAAGCACTATATGTGGCGTGA
- the rplU gene encoding 50S ribosomal protein L21: MYAVVSTGGKQLKVVKGAEAVVEKLDAAVGETVTFDVLFVADGDAIVADRDALASALVTAEVVEHFRGDKQIVFKFKKRKGYKRLKGHRQDQTRVVITDVALAGGTKAVPKQPAKAAPKKAVVAETSAEQCEAVKSSGERCGNKPKDGSRYCGVHAKKYDA; this comes from the coding sequence ATGTACGCTGTGGTATCTACCGGCGGTAAGCAACTCAAGGTCGTGAAGGGTGCCGAGGCCGTCGTCGAGAAGCTTGATGCGGCTGTTGGTGAGACAGTTACCTTCGACGTCTTGTTCGTCGCTGACGGTGACGCAATCGTCGCTGATCGGGACGCGCTCGCATCCGCTCTTGTCACCGCTGAGGTCGTCGAGCACTTCAGAGGCGACAAGCAGATTGTGTTCAAGTTCAAGAAGCGCAAAGGCTACAAGCGCCTCAAAGGTCACCGGCAGGATCAGACGAGAGTCGTGATCACCGATGTCGCGCTCGCGGGTGGCACCAAGGCTGTCCCCAAGCAGCCGGCCAAGGCCGCCCCCAAGAAAGCCGTTGTTGCCGAGACATCCGCAGAGCAGTGTGAAGCCGTGAAGTCGAGCGGTGAGCGATGCGGCAACAAGCCCAAGGATGGTTCTAGGTACTGCGGAGTCCACGCGAAAAAGTACGACGCGTAG
- the rpmA gene encoding 50S ribosomal protein L27 has translation MAHKKGLGSTKNGRDSKAKRLGVKRFGGESVSAGSILVRQRGTHFHPGDNVGRGGDDTLFAMSDGVVEFTKGLKRRVHVRPFEG, from the coding sequence ATGGCTCACAAGAAAGGCCTCGGTTCGACCAAGAACGGTCGCGATTCGAAGGCAAAGCGGCTCGGCGTGAAGCGGTTTGGTGGAGAGAGCGTGAGTGCTGGCTCGATTCTCGTGCGTCAGCGGGGAACCCACTTCCACCCCGGTGACAACGTCGGTCGCGGCGGGGACGACACGCTGTTCGCGATGTCGGACGGTGTGGTCGAGTTTACGAAGGGTCTCAAGCGTCGTGTGCACGTGCGACCGTTCGAGGGATAG